A window of Desulfovibrio desulfuricans DSM 642 contains these coding sequences:
- the nrfD gene encoding NrfD/PsrC family molybdoenzyme membrane anchor subunit, which produces MLKPSELLKNTLGLLNTPGNIITAVILFCGAVATVMRFGWGIGAVTNLDDYYPWGLWIGFDLLCGVALAAGGFTLAAGYYIFGFNNLRSMWRPALTTAFFGYAFVIADLLYDVGQPWRLPYPVFVSQGTTSLLFTVGVCEFFYLCVMAVLWFVIPCEWLGWNKLRAMLMKLIMPLVALGIILSTLHQSSLGGLYVMVPSKMHPLWYSSWLPVYFFVSSLYAGLSMVIFEGTLAHAGMHKYMDENHAKSFDGVSLSLARGASLVMMGYFVIKIGGLTLDNGWKYVFSGYGLLWLLEMALVIVPAFMFAVGVRERRYGMIRLAAGLAVFGVMLNRMDVSLVAYNYNLPTHLKYFPSLGEITLSLFMLVGLVTVYRFVCAKMPVLRDHPDYKPEA; this is translated from the coding sequence ATGCTGAAGCCTTCGGAACTGCTGAAAAATACGCTTGGCCTGCTCAACACGCCGGGCAACATCATCACCGCCGTCATATTGTTCTGCGGAGCCGTGGCCACGGTCATGCGCTTTGGCTGGGGCATCGGCGCGGTCACAAATCTTGATGATTACTACCCCTGGGGCCTGTGGATCGGCTTTGACCTCCTGTGCGGCGTGGCTCTTGCTGCTGGCGGCTTTACGCTGGCGGCGGGCTATTACATCTTCGGCTTCAACAATCTGCGTTCCATGTGGCGGCCCGCGCTGACCACGGCTTTTTTCGGCTACGCCTTTGTTATTGCCGATCTGCTGTACGATGTGGGCCAGCCCTGGCGGCTGCCGTATCCCGTCTTTGTGTCGCAGGGCACCACATCACTCCTGTTTACCGTGGGCGTGTGCGAGTTCTTTTACCTCTGCGTCATGGCTGTGCTGTGGTTTGTAATCCCCTGCGAGTGGCTGGGGTGGAACAAGCTGCGCGCCATGCTCATGAAGCTGATCATGCCGCTGGTGGCGCTGGGCATCATCCTTTCCACCCTGCACCAGTCTTCTCTGGGCGGACTGTATGTGATGGTTCCCTCCAAGATGCACCCCCTGTGGTACTCGTCATGGCTGCCTGTGTATTTCTTTGTGTCGAGCCTCTATGCCGGGCTGAGTATGGTGATCTTTGAAGGCACGCTGGCCCACGCCGGCATGCACAAGTACATGGACGAGAACCACGCCAAGAGCTTTGACGGCGTGAGCCTGAGCCTTGCGCGGGGCGCATCGCTGGTGATGATGGGCTATTTTGTCATCAAGATCGGCGGCCTCACGCTCGACAATGGCTGGAAGTACGTGTTCAGCGGTTACGGCCTCTTGTGGCTGCTGGAAATGGCCCTGGTCATCGTGCCTGCCTTCATGTTTGCCGTGGGCGTGCGCGAGCGGCGTTACGGCATGATCCGCCTTGCGGCGGGGCTGGCTGTGTTTGGGGTCATGCTCAACCGCATGGACGTGAGCCTTGTGGCCTACAACTACAATCTGCCCACCCACCTCAAGTATTTTCCCTCGCTGGGCGAGATCACGCTTTCGCTGTTCATGCTGGTGGGGCTTGTGACGGTGTACCGCTTTGTGTGCGCCAAGATGCCCGTTTTGCGCGATCACCCTGATTACAAACCCGAAGCCTGA
- a CDS encoding aldehyde ferredoxin oxidoreductase → MARKFGGYQGKGLRVNLSTGRITVEDTYQYLDLIGGTGLGYKVFWDEVAPKTRAYDEANKIVFAVGPLAGTGALCSGRTAVTTIMPVSWPQHLIGSGHMGGNFAEHLKYAGYDFLIIEGKAERPVWLHVRDGKAWLKDASHVWGQGTRRTTRVISEEVGADGTVAAIGPAGENLVPYSVVVNSRAHTAGCGIGAVMGSKMLKAIALQGSQPVHIAGDKADWEKLINYHRTIIGANNQHVVPSFPSPLFEFWSAGSRWVGAPGKRWGASEAPVTLTNDVRSLNRISYRTNNAAYFLGDNVWQYTVRNNGCFSCPIRCYTVMKDEDTAAKFGVSPIQFNTCVGMFGGREWFPKLSRKKSDLARQAGFVGIELMDDLGVWENYGQLFRDFSTMYEDGIWKQKLGADEYKSIPWEMVDACNPEFIKTAVHRIAYKEGEFGELLGMGTGYMLEKMGIPEEKWKDDHRTVYWKMGHPKHHANEDDGQTGCVINTQYNRDPMCHSNCNFVRSGLPIDVQKRLAEHFWGSADAVDAIGDYKPTNKYKMIRAKWSIERKELHDMLSFCNWMGPWISTPNKQDGYMGDNSLESKYYRILTGHNLDVKELDRCAERAFNLHRAYTARQMQTTDMRKKHDQYPNWLFEDKKNKAPFTKGTIRMDKADIEKSLDLFYEVQGWDVKSGLPSANHYRSLGLNDVADTMTKEKLVPGA, encoded by the coding sequence ATGGCAAGGAAATTTGGCGGTTATCAGGGTAAGGGCCTGCGGGTCAATCTGAGTACGGGCCGCATCACTGTTGAAGACACCTATCAGTATCTTGACCTTATTGGCGGCACGGGCCTTGGCTACAAGGTTTTTTGGGACGAAGTCGCGCCCAAGACCAGGGCTTATGACGAAGCCAACAAGATAGTTTTTGCCGTGGGGCCGCTGGCCGGTACGGGCGCTTTGTGCAGCGGACGCACGGCGGTTACAACCATCATGCCTGTTTCGTGGCCGCAGCACCTCATCGGTTCCGGTCACATGGGCGGCAACTTTGCCGAGCACCTGAAATACGCGGGTTACGACTTCCTCATCATTGAGGGTAAGGCCGAGCGCCCCGTGTGGTTGCATGTGCGCGATGGCAAGGCGTGGCTCAAGGATGCAAGCCATGTGTGGGGCCAGGGCACCCGCCGCACCACCCGCGTTATCAGCGAAGAAGTGGGGGCTGACGGTACAGTTGCCGCCATCGGACCCGCCGGTGAAAATCTGGTTCCGTATTCCGTGGTGGTCAACAGCCGCGCCCACACCGCAGGTTGCGGCATCGGGGCCGTCATGGGCTCAAAGATGCTCAAGGCCATTGCCCTTCAGGGCAGCCAGCCCGTGCACATCGCGGGCGACAAGGCCGATTGGGAAAAGCTCATCAACTACCACCGCACAATCATTGGCGCCAACAACCAGCATGTGGTTCCCAGCTTTCCAAGCCCCCTTTTCGAGTTCTGGAGCGCGGGCTCCCGCTGGGTGGGCGCGCCGGGCAAGCGCTGGGGCGCTTCTGAAGCCCCCGTCACCCTCACAAATGATGTGCGTTCGCTCAACCGCATTTCATACCGCACCAATAATGCCGCCTATTTTTTGGGCGACAACGTGTGGCAGTACACCGTGCGCAACAACGGCTGTTTTTCCTGCCCCATCCGCTGCTATACAGTGATGAAGGACGAAGACACGGCGGCAAAGTTCGGCGTCAGCCCCATCCAGTTCAATACCTGCGTGGGCATGTTTGGCGGGCGCGAGTGGTTCCCCAAGCTTTCGCGCAAAAAGAGCGATCTGGCGCGTCAGGCCGGTTTTGTGGGCATTGAACTCATGGACGACCTTGGCGTGTGGGAAAACTACGGCCAGCTGTTCCGCGATTTCAGCACCATGTATGAAGACGGCATCTGGAAGCAGAAGCTCGGCGCGGACGAATACAAGTCCATTCCCTGGGAAATGGTGGACGCCTGCAATCCCGAATTCATCAAGACTGCCGTGCACCGCATTGCCTACAAGGAAGGCGAATTTGGCGAACTTTTGGGCATGGGCACTGGCTATATGCTTGAAAAAATGGGTATTCCCGAAGAAAAGTGGAAGGACGACCACCGCACCGTCTACTGGAAGATGGGGCATCCCAAGCATCACGCCAACGAGGACGATGGCCAGACCGGGTGCGTCATCAACACCCAGTACAACCGCGACCCCATGTGCCACTCCAACTGCAACTTTGTACGCAGCGGCCTGCCCATTGATGTGCAGAAGCGCCTTGCCGAGCACTTTTGGGGTTCTGCCGACGCGGTGGATGCCATCGGCGACTACAAGCCCACCAACAAGTACAAGATGATCCGCGCCAAGTGGTCCATCGAGCGCAAGGAACTGCACGACATGCTTTCGTTCTGCAACTGGATGGGGCCGTGGATTTCCACCCCCAACAAGCAGGATGGCTACATGGGCGATAACAGTCTTGAAAGTAAGTATTATCGCATTCTTACCGGCCATAATCTGGATGTGAAGGAACTGGACCGCTGCGCCGAGCGCGCCTTTAACCTGCATCGCGCCTACACCGCGCGCCAGATGCAGACCACGGACATGCGCAAAAAGCACGACCAGTACCCCAACTGGCTGTTTGAAGACAAAAAGAACAAAGCTCCCTTCACCAAGGGTACCATCCGCATGGACAAGGCCGATATCGAAAAGAGCCTCGACCTGTTCTACGAAGTGCAGGGCTGGGATGTGAAATCCGGCCTGCCCAGCGCGAACCACTACCGTTCGCTGGGCCTCAATGACGTGGCCGATACCATGACCAAGGAAAAGCTGGTCCCCGGCGCGTAA
- a CDS encoding cytochrome c3 family protein yields MRTICSTALVFACAMRFVAASALVAAALCFSAVGVQAASAPLAGNTIYLGGQRAKELKMPVVAFNHAAHAKANACASCHAADPGVEKNSAGLPVNIMQTPVFSAFAGMNSSDPAARKEAFHAACATCHAQKGAGPSLAQCRDCHTIADAAKLPVQKPYKPQMDASLHQRHLTSGAFPVKAQPGLAPGAILAENDPQRCVTCHHAKDFSPTLPPNIDSCRTCHESGPGSALATRDAAYTPPPLRAAAHEVCMKCHASLAEQKLPHGPVDCATCHDKARFEALPRFEASPSIMTMNRPTGVVLTDKVTPPQVPLSPLYPQGPKWPTVMPAVPFDHGLHERALNCVDCHHTSVKQSCITCHTPSGDPKGKNIPLAQAMHSVTSKNSCVNCHTSLTTSASECAGCHTPRPVSKSGSNCAFCHRAAPGVKGTVGLMLPSNLPSPQDAEKANGTVGLDAPALPQNLPAQNAQQNAKLAPTAILLPVDAAVKAAQQSADASEAALASSAILLPPPDKNQTAKPDPAANVAATKALQPAVTPPPVQGAQPAVEVSDAPKLGPVSDGLPEKVRIELMSREFRPVDFAHAQHLQKLRAGIGRKAAGLQGMHAKDGLECAACHHNSPRLKEGMTPPRCVSCHPANLPAGVTTMPDGRPLLKAAYHQRCMDCHTRMKLEKPRATDCQACHIKRDPAEAPVW; encoded by the coding sequence ATGCGAACCATATGTAGTACAGCCCTCGTTTTTGCTTGCGCCATGCGGTTTGTGGCTGCCAGCGCGTTGGTTGCTGCGGCGCTGTGTTTTTCTGCTGTTGGTGTTCAGGCCGCTTCTGCGCCTCTGGCGGGCAACACCATCTACCTTGGCGGTCAGCGCGCCAAGGAACTGAAAATGCCTGTTGTGGCCTTTAACCATGCGGCCCACGCCAAGGCCAACGCCTGTGCGAGCTGCCACGCGGCTGATCCCGGCGTGGAGAAGAACAGCGCTGGCCTGCCGGTCAATATTATGCAAACGCCTGTGTTCAGTGCCTTTGCTGGCATGAATTCCAGCGATCCTGCCGCGCGCAAGGAGGCCTTTCATGCGGCCTGCGCCACGTGTCACGCGCAAAAGGGCGCTGGCCCGTCCCTTGCGCAGTGCCGCGACTGTCACACCATTGCCGATGCCGCAAAGCTGCCCGTGCAAAAGCCTTACAAACCGCAGATGGACGCCTCCCTGCACCAGCGGCATCTGACCTCCGGCGCGTTCCCTGTAAAGGCGCAGCCCGGTCTGGCCCCCGGAGCAATCCTGGCGGAGAACGATCCTCAGCGTTGCGTGACCTGTCACCATGCCAAGGATTTTTCACCCACCTTGCCGCCAAATATCGATTCATGCCGCACCTGTCACGAAAGCGGCCCCGGCTCGGCACTTGCCACCAGGGATGCCGCCTATACGCCGCCGCCCCTGCGCGCCGCCGCGCATGAAGTGTGTATGAAGTGCCACGCCTCGCTGGCGGAGCAAAAGCTGCCGCACGGCCCTGTGGACTGCGCCACCTGTCATGACAAGGCGCGCTTTGAGGCCTTGCCCCGCTTTGAGGCCAGCCCCTCCATCATGACCATGAACAGGCCCACGGGCGTGGTGCTGACCGACAAGGTTACGCCGCCTCAGGTGCCGCTTTCGCCTCTGTATCCGCAAGGGCCAAAATGGCCTACGGTCATGCCTGCCGTGCCTTTTGACCACGGCCTGCACGAAAGGGCACTCAACTGCGTGGATTGCCACCACACCAGCGTCAAGCAGTCGTGCATCACCTGCCACACGCCCAGCGGCGACCCCAAGGGCAAGAATATTCCGCTGGCGCAGGCCATGCACTCTGTTACGTCCAAAAACTCCTGCGTGAACTGCCACACCAGCCTGACCACCTCCGCGTCGGAATGCGCGGGTTGCCATACTCCAAGGCCCGTGAGCAAGAGCGGCAGTAACTGCGCCTTCTGCCACCGCGCCGCCCCCGGCGTGAAGGGCACTGTGGGGCTGATGCTGCCCAGCAATCTGCCTTCGCCCCAGGACGCAGAGAAGGCAAACGGAACTGTTGGGCTGGATGCCCCGGCCCTGCCGCAAAACCTGCCCGCCCAAAATGCACAGCAGAACGCCAAGCTCGCGCCCACGGCAATCCTGCTGCCCGTGGACGCTGCGGTGAAGGCTGCGCAGCAGTCTGCCGACGCTTCGGAAGCAGCGCTTGCGTCTTCTGCCATCCTGTTGCCGCCGCCGGACAAAAATCAGACTGCAAAGCCCGACCCTGCAGCCAACGTTGCTGCGACCAAGGCCTTGCAACCTGCGGTAACGCCGCCTCCCGTTCAAGGCGCTCAGCCAGCCGTTGAGGTATCTGACGCGCCCAAGCTTGGGCCTGTCTCTGACGGCCTGCCCGAAAAGGTACGCATAGAACTCATGAGCAGGGAATTCCGCCCAGTGGACTTTGCCCATGCGCAGCATCTGCAAAAGCTGCGGGCTGGCATTGGCCGCAAGGCCGCAGGTCTGCAAGGCATGCATGCCAAGGATGGTCTGGAGTGCGCCGCCTGCCACCACAACAGCCCGCGCCTTAAAGAGGGCATGACCCCGCCGCGCTGTGTTTCGTGCCATCCCGCAAATCTGCCCGCAGGCGTAACCACCATGCCGGACGGCAGACCACTGCTCAAGGCTGCCTACCACCAGCGCTGCATGGACTGCCACACCCGCATGAAGCTTGAAAAGCCCCGTGCAACGGATTGTCAGGCCTGCCACATCAAGCGTGACCCGGCGGAAGCCCCGGTCTGGTAA
- the hmcB gene encoding sulfate respiration complex iron-sulfur protein HmcB, protein MRRRQFLKILGLGGVAGAALPGAAGAAPFVYDGSPDAVGVLHDSVRCIGCRKCEEGCQKVNADVLPPLEKPADDSSVFEQTRRPTFKAYTVVNRYQPEGHAPVFRKLQCNHCQEPACASACFVKAFVKTEEGPVVYNPKLCVGCRYCMMACPFYVPAYDYNNAWNPLVYKCTMCAPRLKQGLLPGCVEACPKEALVFGRRSDLVKLARRRIMDNPGMYEDHIYGEHEMGGTNWLYLSPVPHADLGQPDVPAVSAPELTRGMLGSIAVIAGIWPVILGGAYSMSKHYKKMVEQARCEGAQQAKGQSCADAHAKDSAQACGCKPADHNPEKGQGGGQC, encoded by the coding sequence ATGCGGCGCAGACAGTTTTTGAAAATATTGGGCCTCGGCGGCGTGGCCGGAGCAGCGCTTCCCGGTGCTGCCGGGGCAGCCCCCTTTGTCTATGACGGCAGCCCCGATGCCGTGGGCGTGCTGCACGATTCAGTGCGCTGCATCGGCTGCCGCAAGTGCGAGGAAGGCTGCCAGAAGGTCAATGCCGATGTGCTGCCGCCTCTGGAAAAGCCCGCTGACGACAGCTCGGTATTTGAGCAGACCCGCAGGCCCACATTCAAGGCATATACGGTGGTCAACAGATATCAGCCGGAAGGGCATGCCCCCGTGTTCCGCAAGTTGCAGTGCAATCATTGCCAGGAACCGGCCTGCGCTTCGGCCTGTTTTGTCAAAGCCTTTGTAAAAACGGAGGAAGGCCCGGTAGTGTATAACCCCAAGCTCTGCGTGGGGTGCCGCTACTGCATGATGGCCTGTCCTTTTTACGTGCCTGCCTACGACTACAACAACGCCTGGAACCCTTTGGTGTACAAGTGCACCATGTGCGCCCCGCGCCTCAAGCAGGGGCTGTTGCCCGGCTGTGTGGAAGCCTGCCCCAAGGAGGCTCTGGTCTTTGGGCGGCGCAGCGACCTTGTCAAACTGGCCCGCCGCCGCATCATGGACAATCCCGGCATGTACGAAGACCACATCTATGGCGAGCATGAGATGGGCGGCACCAACTGGCTCTACCTCTCGCCCGTGCCGCATGCCGATCTGGGGCAGCCGGATGTGCCCGCTGTTTCCGCGCCGGAACTTACGCGCGGCATGCTTGGCTCCATCGCCGTTATTGCCGGTATCTGGCCGGTGATTCTGGGCGGCGCGTATTCCATGAGCAAGCATTACAAAAAAATGGTGGAGCAGGCCCGTTGCGAAGGTGCGCAGCAGGCAAAAGGCCAGAGCTGCGCTGACGCCCATGCAAAAGACAGCGCACAGGCCTGCGGCTGCAAGCCCGCTGACCATAATCCTGAAAAGGGCCAGGGAGGCGGACAATGCTGA
- a CDS encoding methionine ABC transporter ATP-binding protein, whose amino-acid sequence MIQVTNLGKLYGSHLVLQELNMHVHEGEIFGIVGHSGAGKSTLLRCLNGLEPYQMGSVKVMGVEVASLEGTALRMLQSKMGMIFQNFNLMSRKNVFDNVAFPLSLWGVAKREERVMELLELVGLADRAKQRVQNLSGGQKQRVGIARALALNPRVLLCDEATSALDPKTTSSILDLLEDINRRLNLTIIMVTHQMEVVKRLCHSLLMLDGGKTVAMGKTENLFLSPTKEMHAMVEDEYTLIPGGTNIRLMFPREISQQSVITQMARTLEIDFSIVGGKLERYLDDVFGFLIINVQDKDLDAVLHYLKTQNLFWEILAYSENAGEQA is encoded by the coding sequence ATGATTCAGGTAACCAATCTTGGCAAGCTCTACGGAAGTCACCTCGTGCTGCAAGAGCTCAATATGCACGTGCACGAGGGGGAGATTTTCGGCATAGTGGGGCATTCCGGCGCGGGCAAGTCCACCTTGTTACGCTGCCTTAACGGCCTGGAACCCTACCAGATGGGCAGTGTCAAAGTTATGGGCGTTGAAGTTGCCTCCCTTGAAGGCACGGCCCTGCGTATGCTGCAAAGCAAAATGGGCATGATTTTTCAGAATTTTAATCTTATGTCCCGCAAAAACGTGTTCGACAATGTGGCCTTTCCGCTTTCGTTGTGGGGCGTTGCCAAGCGCGAAGAGCGTGTTATGGAGCTGCTTGAGCTTGTGGGCCTTGCCGACAGGGCCAAACAGCGTGTGCAGAACCTGAGCGGCGGGCAAAAGCAGCGCGTGGGCATTGCCCGTGCGCTGGCGCTCAATCCCCGCGTGCTGCTGTGCGACGAGGCCACCTCCGCCCTTGATCCCAAGACCACTTCGTCCATTCTCGACCTGCTGGAAGACATCAACAGGCGGCTCAACCTTACCATCATCATGGTTACGCACCAGATGGAAGTGGTCAAACGCCTCTGCCACAGCCTGCTCATGCTGGATGGCGGCAAAACCGTGGCCATGGGCAAGACGGAAAATCTCTTTCTGTCGCCCACCAAGGAAATGCACGCCATGGTGGAGGACGAGTATACGCTCATTCCCGGCGGCACCAACATCCGCCTTATGTTCCCGCGCGAGATTTCGCAGCAGAGCGTCATCACGCAGATGGCGCGCACCCTGGAAATCGATTTTTCCATCGTTGGCGGCAAGCTTGAACGCTACCTCGACGATGTTTTCGGCTTTCTTATCATCAACGTGCAGGACAAAGACCTGGACGCAGTGCTGCATTATCTGAAAACGCAGAACCTGTTCTGGGAGATTCTGGCCTATTCTGAAAACGCGGGTGAACAAGCATGA
- a CDS encoding MetQ/NlpA family ABC transporter substrate-binding protein — protein sequence MKRLLLSLAMVLALAAPSFAAEDIVVGVTPFPHKDIMLAAKPLLAKEGYNLVIKEFTDYVQPNMALASKQLFANFFQHEPYLDNMNKEKKLDLVSIGKVHIEPLGVYSKKIKKLADLKKGNSVSVPNDPTNEARALRLLEANGVITIKSGALVTVADITKNPLGLKFHELDAAQLPRTLDDVTASVINTNFAGEAGLVPSRDALVMEGSESPYANIIVVRNEDKDSPKAKALMKAVQSPEVKEYIQKNLVERGIVPVF from the coding sequence ATGAAACGTCTGCTTTTGTCTCTGGCCATGGTTCTGGCGCTGGCCGCCCCCTCGTTCGCCGCTGAAGACATTGTTGTCGGCGTGACCCCCTTCCCGCATAAGGACATTATGCTGGCGGCCAAGCCCCTGCTTGCCAAGGAAGGCTACAACCTGGTCATCAAGGAATTTACCGACTACGTGCAGCCCAACATGGCGCTGGCCAGCAAGCAGCTCTTTGCCAACTTCTTCCAGCACGAACCCTACCTTGACAACATGAACAAGGAAAAGAAGCTTGACCTTGTTTCCATCGGCAAGGTGCATATCGAACCCCTGGGCGTGTATTCCAAGAAGATCAAAAAGCTTGCCGATCTCAAGAAGGGCAACAGCGTCTCCGTGCCCAACGATCCCACCAACGAAGCCCGCGCCCTGCGCCTGCTGGAAGCCAACGGCGTTATCACCATCAAGTCCGGCGCGCTCGTTACCGTGGCCGACATCACCAAGAACCCCCTTGGCCTCAAGTTCCACGAACTTGACGCGGCCCAGTTGCCCCGCACCCTTGACGACGTGACCGCCTCGGTCATCAACACCAACTTTGCTGGTGAAGCCGGTCTGGTGCCCTCGCGTGACGCCCTCGTGATGGAAGGCAGCGAATCCCCCTACGCCAACATCATTGTTGTGCGCAATGAAGACAAGGACAGCCCCAAGGCCAAGGCCCTCATGAAGGCCGTGCAGTCCCCTGAAGTGAAGGAATACATCCAGAAGAATCTGGTTGAACGCGGCATCGTGCCTGTGTTCTAG
- a CDS encoding YgdI/YgdR family lipoprotein: MKKIALILALMMSTFMLTACGSKYIAVTKDYTIYIGTKKPVINPENDSVSFEDDTGKTHTIPREDLKQVRPLP; the protein is encoded by the coding sequence ATGAAAAAAATCGCCCTGATCCTTGCCCTGATGATGAGCACCTTTATGCTCACCGCCTGTGGCTCCAAGTACATTGCCGTTACCAAGGATTACACCATCTACATCGGCACCAAGAAGCCCGTTATCAATCCCGAAAACGATTCCGTGAGCTTTGAGGACGACACAGGCAAAACCCACACCATCCCCCGCGAAGACTTGAAGCAGGTTCGTCCCCTGCCCTAG
- a CDS encoding methionine ABC transporter permease produces MIENMSGLAAYYPLWERFLDKLPEIITATWETLDMVLLSTLFSLISGFLLAILMIVTNPIGLKPNRSVYQAVDFVVNLLRSFPFIILLIALIPFTRFVVGTSIGSAAAIVPLTIAAAPFVARLIETCFLEVDRGVIEAARSFGASNTQIIFRVLIPEALPSIVLNVAVIAITLLGYSAMAGTVGGGGLGDLAVKYGYNRFQVDIMVYSVIILCLLVLLIQGVCNFLYKILR; encoded by the coding sequence ATGATTGAGAACATGAGCGGCCTTGCGGCCTACTACCCGCTGTGGGAGCGGTTTCTGGACAAGCTGCCGGAAATTATTACGGCAACGTGGGAAACGCTGGACATGGTGCTGCTCTCCACGCTGTTTTCGCTCATTTCGGGCTTTTTGCTGGCTATCCTCATGATCGTCACCAACCCCATCGGCCTCAAGCCCAACCGTTCGGTGTATCAGGCCGTGGATTTTGTGGTCAATCTGCTGCGTTCCTTCCCCTTTATCATTCTGCTCATCGCGCTCATTCCCTTTACCCGTTTTGTGGTGGGCACCTCCATTGGCAGCGCGGCGGCCATCGTGCCGCTGACCATCGCCGCCGCCCCCTTTGTGGCGCGGCTTATCGAAACCTGCTTTCTTGAGGTGGACAGGGGCGTTATTGAGGCTGCGCGGTCTTTTGGGGCCAGCAACACGCAGATCATCTTTCGTGTGCTGATTCCTGAAGCATTGCCTTCCATTGTGCTGAACGTGGCTGTTATCGCCATTACGCTGCTTGGGTATTCGGCCATGGCCGGAACCGTGGGCGGCGGCGGGCTGGGCGATCTGGCCGTCAAATACGGCTACAACCGCTTTCAGGTCGATATCATGGTGTATTCGGTCATTATTCTCTGCCTTCTCGTGCTGCTCATTCAGGGCGTCTGCAATTTTCTGTACAAGATTTTGCGGTAG
- a CDS encoding 4Fe-4S binding protein: MNQSADSAQKAARPTAPAYTPLASKSPKRRLTPTLLRRGIQGAFAIFLAWVGWNFYLYVQWATGKSQTFTPKPPSVEGFLPISELMAARRLFETGMWDVVHPAGLTLFLAIALMSLLFRKGFCGYICPVGLASNLLGRLGERLGLNRNPPRKLELALQAIKYIPLALLCYFSFFAMSVDEIDAFMGAPFNMVADSSMLFFFLRASTTTLIVVGVIVAASLVARNAWCRFLCPYGAFLGILALASPVAVRRNAATCTSCRRCQRACPSAIAVHEKTRVNSPECLGCTACIEACPQKDCLHLSAARSRVPFWTVAAGCLVLLFAAYLWAVGTGHWVSEIPPAMLRRFHMIQFGG; this comes from the coding sequence ATGAACCAATCTGCCGATTCCGCGCAAAAGGCTGCACGGCCTACAGCGCCAGCGTATACCCCCCTCGCAAGCAAGTCTCCCAAACGCCGCCTCACCCCCACCCTGCTCCGGCGCGGCATACAAGGTGCATTCGCCATTTTTCTTGCTTGGGTGGGCTGGAATTTTTACCTCTACGTGCAGTGGGCCACGGGAAAAAGCCAGACGTTCACGCCCAAACCGCCCTCGGTGGAGGGCTTTTTGCCCATCAGTGAACTCATGGCCGCGCGCCGCCTGTTTGAAACCGGCATGTGGGACGTTGTGCACCCTGCCGGGCTGACGCTCTTTTTGGCAATCGCCCTCATGTCCCTGCTGTTCCGCAAGGGATTTTGCGGTTATATCTGCCCTGTGGGCCTTGCCTCCAACCTGCTGGGCCGCCTTGGCGAGCGCCTGGGCCTGAACCGCAATCCGCCGCGCAAGCTGGAGCTGGCGCTCCAGGCCATCAAGTATATTCCGCTGGCATTACTGTGTTATTTCAGTTTTTTTGCCATGAGCGTGGACGAAATTGATGCCTTCATGGGCGCGCCCTTCAATATGGTGGCCGATTCAAGCATGCTGTTTTTCTTTTTGCGGGCTTCAACCACCACCTTGATTGTGGTTGGCGTGATTGTGGCGGCCTCGCTCGTGGCGCGCAATGCGTGGTGCCGTTTTCTCTGCCCTTACGGCGCGTTTCTGGGAATTCTGGCTCTGGCAAGCCCTGTGGCGGTGCGCCGCAATGCGGCCACCTGTACAAGCTGCCGCCGCTGCCAGCGCGCCTGCCCTTCGGCCATCGCCGTACACGAAAAAACGCGCGTCAATTCGCCGGAATGCCTTGGCTGCACCGCCTGTATTGAAGCCTGCCCGCAAAAAGACTGCCTCCACCTTTCTGCGGCCCGCAGCCGCGTGCCCTTCTGGACAGTTGCCGCTGGCTGCCTTGTGCTGCTTTTTGCCGCGTACCTCTGGGCCGTGGGCACCGGGCACTGGGTTTCAGAAATTCCCCCGGCCATGCTGCGGCGCTTCCACATGATCCAGTTTGGCGGGTAA